The following proteins are encoded in a genomic region of Thermoproteales archaeon:
- a CDS encoding ATP-dependent DNA helicase, giving the protein MEKIGKILPYPRWRKGQEKIARKVYEAVKARKILLLGYPTGAGKTIAALIGAYLSKPKSKKIFFLARTKNQVQAPIREVFMLQKKGVFVSTIVLQNKRDMCPLPISGRLSYEEFLKYCDSLNALGLCQYFKNLEKLDRKKLDIDYNPEPRAFIKEISRKGLCPYEIAKMLVSKSDLIIGSYTYIFSRDIRYRIQTATGLKLEDLILIIDEAHNLPDIIADMQSTKIYKHYVKIAQKEVRKFLKGEMADSLISSLTNLYSYITTLEKKSGGEDYILDPSELLAVFPSFNQLKNATFIVSRNMLESGILTPSYLSKIYEFLKALHHMTYGFVVYATTTSEGFTIKCQCVDPTITSRDVFSKVYAAILMSGTLQPTDYLVSMLGLERRRIIEHRIRTDFSKQVELLVYTRLSSRYVERSDENYKRIAKIITILFKKLSSDVALAVFPSYEYMKKVNVFLPDEIRKNSFPEREDTRLRDVEEFIKKRGKSLVLAVAWGKLIEGIELRRERSLIKMVILAGLPVPEPSIVNVKKEELLTARFLDAEKGWKYTYIVPAVIRLLQAIGRAVRTEKDRAFVLILDRRIIESDLKSIVEIHGYKMETTDKFNEIVEKLEAFDFK; this is encoded by the coding sequence ATGGAAAAAATAGGTAAAATACTACCGTATCCAAGGTGGAGGAAAGGCCAGGAAAAAATAGCTAGGAAAGTTTACGAGGCTGTAAAAGCGAGAAAAATTTTGTTGCTAGGATATCCTACAGGGGCGGGAAAAACAATAGCTGCTTTAATTGGGGCATACCTTTCTAAACCTAAAAGTAAGAAAATATTTTTTCTAGCACGAACTAAAAACCAAGTTCAGGCGCCTATAAGAGAAGTTTTTATGCTCCAGAAAAAGGGGGTATTTGTCTCCACAATAGTTCTTCAAAATAAAAGGGATATGTGCCCCCTACCCATTTCTGGTAGACTATCTTACGAAGAATTTCTAAAATACTGCGATTCACTAAATGCATTGGGTTTATGTCAATACTTCAAAAACCTAGAAAAACTTGATAGAAAAAAGCTAGATATTGATTACAACCCCGAGCCAAGAGCGTTTATTAAAGAAATCTCGAGAAAAGGACTATGCCCGTATGAAATCGCCAAGATGCTTGTTTCGAAATCGGATCTTATCATAGGCTCCTACACCTACATTTTCTCTAGGGACATACGATATCGTATTCAAACAGCAACTGGTTTAAAGTTAGAAGATCTAATCCTGATAATCGATGAAGCACACAATCTGCCAGATATTATTGCTGATATGCAAAGCACGAAAATATATAAACATTACGTAAAGATAGCGCAGAAAGAGGTTAGAAAATTTCTAAAAGGAGAAATGGCAGATAGTTTGATATCGTCACTAACTAACCTATACTCTTACATTACAACGTTAGAAAAGAAAAGCGGCGGAGAGGATTATATTCTAGATCCAAGCGAGCTCTTGGCCGTTTTCCCAAGTTTTAATCAGCTGAAAAACGCAACGTTCATCGTTTCAAGAAACATGCTTGAAAGCGGTATTTTAACTCCAAGCTATTTATCAAAAATATACGAATTTCTCAAAGCGCTACATCACATGACCTATGGATTTGTCGTTTATGCCACAACGACATCCGAAGGTTTTACTATAAAATGTCAATGCGTGGATCCGACAATCACTTCTAGAGACGTTTTCTCCAAAGTCTACGCAGCTATTTTAATGAGCGGAACACTGCAACCAACTGACTACTTAGTTTCAATGCTCGGTCTTGAAAGGAGAAGAATAATCGAACATAGAATACGCACAGATTTTTCGAAGCAGGTAGAGCTTCTTGTTTATACGAGATTATCATCCCGCTATGTTGAACGTAGCGATGAAAATTACAAAAGAATCGCGAAAATTATCACTATTCTCTTCAAAAAATTAAGCAGTGATGTTGCTTTAGCAGTTTTTCCATCGTACGAGTATATGAAAAAGGTAAACGTGTTTTTACCCGATGAAATCAGGAAAAACTCTTTTCCTGAGCGCGAAGATACCAGGCTTAGAGACGTTGAAGAATTTATAAAAAAACGTGGAAAAAGCTTGGTTCTAGCTGTTGCCTGGGGTAAGCTTATAGAAGGTATAGAGCTAAGGCGTGAAAGAAGTTTAATCAAGATGGTTATACTAGCTGGCTTGCCAGTACCAGAGCCTAGCATAGTTAATGTTAAAAAAGAAGAATTATTGACAGCACGCTTTTTAGACGCAGAGAAGGGATGGAAATATACCTACATAGTCCCGGCTGTTATTAGGCT